A part of Streptomyces sp. NBC_01451 genomic DNA contains:
- a CDS encoding RNA polymerase sigma factor, which produces MDSESDGFTAFFESHYPRVIAMLVAHRGFAEVIAQDAAAEAMTRLVQHWGKVQAPQAWVRTVAFRVACQLAGNQQAGLSERELVDRGSTQDLVAAELALVAGTAIAALPRRQQEVMTLTLVDMTPSEIAEVLGCTPAQARANLAHARRTLRSAIRMDREA; this is translated from the coding sequence GTGGACAGTGAGTCCGACGGTTTCACGGCGTTCTTCGAGAGTCACTATCCCCGGGTGATCGCCATGCTGGTCGCCCACCGCGGTTTCGCCGAGGTCATCGCGCAAGACGCTGCTGCCGAGGCTATGACCAGGCTGGTCCAGCACTGGGGGAAGGTGCAGGCCCCTCAGGCATGGGTCCGAACCGTCGCGTTCCGGGTGGCTTGCCAACTGGCGGGGAATCAGCAGGCCGGGCTGTCGGAGAGGGAACTCGTTGACCGCGGGTCGACGCAGGACCTGGTCGCGGCGGAGCTCGCTCTGGTCGCAGGAACCGCAATCGCGGCTCTGCCCCGAAGGCAGCAGGAAGTCATGACGCTGACACTGGTTGACATGACTCCTTCGGAGATCGCCGAAGTCCTGGGGTGCACCCCGGCGCAGGCGAGGGCCAACCTCGCCCACGCGCGCCGGACCCTGAGAAGCGCGATCCGGATGGACAGGGAGGCATGA
- a CDS encoding DUF742 domain-containing protein, translating to MGAVDEQRSLAPSVMTGGRTRPRYLLAIEALVSTAAEPHQWAGMLPEHQRICRLCQEIRSVAEIAALTDVPLGVARILVADLAEAGIVDVHQPQAAEAGSAPAVSLLERALSGLRKL from the coding sequence GTGGGAGCAGTAGACGAACAACGTTCGCTCGCGCCATCCGTGATGACCGGCGGACGTACCCGGCCGCGCTACCTCCTGGCCATCGAGGCGCTCGTCTCCACCGCTGCTGAACCTCACCAGTGGGCGGGGATGCTGCCTGAACACCAGAGGATCTGCCGACTGTGCCAGGAGATCAGGTCGGTCGCTGAGATCGCGGCGCTCACCGATGTGCCTCTTGGAGTTGCCCGCATCCTTGTAGCTGATCTTGCGGAAGCAGGAATCGTCGATGTTCACCAGCCGCAGGCCGCCGAGGCCGGTAGCGCCCCTGCCGTAAGTCTGCTCGAACGGGCTCTCAGCGGGCTCCGCAAGCTTTAG